The proteins below are encoded in one region of Thermococcus sp. EP1:
- a CDS encoding ABC transporter ATP-binding protein produces the protein MAEPVLKVENLKKHFPIKRGLLAGLRGEAQRFVRAVDGVNFEVNKQEVFALVGESGCGKTTTGKLVMKLLEPTDGRIYLEGQDVTELKTQEEIKAYRRKVQMIYQDPFSSMNPRFRIYNVLEEPLLIHGIGETKAEREELIYKALEMVKIVPPEDYVGRHPHMLSGGQRQRVAIARSLILNPTFIVADEPVSMLDVSIRAEILELMKELKEKMGVTYLYITHDLSTARYFADHIAVMYLGRIVEMGPAKVVIDNPIHPYTRALLAAVPEPIPERRNIIKEVPIKGEVPNAANIPPGCRFHPRCLYMEKGLCDVKHPQLVEYEHEHWVECWLAGKI, from the coding sequence ATGGCGGAGCCTGTATTAAAAGTTGAAAATCTCAAAAAACACTTCCCAATTAAGAGAGGATTACTAGCGGGACTTAGGGGAGAGGCACAAAGATTTGTCAGAGCTGTCGATGGAGTTAATTTTGAGGTCAATAAGCAAGAGGTCTTTGCTCTAGTAGGAGAGAGCGGATGTGGAAAAACTACTACTGGAAAGCTAGTAATGAAGCTTCTTGAACCAACTGATGGTAGGATATACTTAGAGGGACAGGATGTAACCGAACTAAAAACTCAAGAAGAGATAAAGGCGTATAGAAGAAAAGTCCAAATGATATACCAAGACCCATTCTCTTCAATGAACCCAAGATTCAGAATATACAACGTTTTGGAAGAACCACTATTAATCCACGGTATTGGCGAGACTAAAGCTGAAAGAGAAGAGCTCATCTATAAAGCCCTTGAAATGGTAAAGATAGTCCCACCTGAGGACTACGTAGGGAGACATCCACACATGCTCTCAGGTGGTCAGAGACAAAGAGTGGCAATAGCAAGATCATTAATCCTCAACCCAACATTCATTGTTGCAGACGAGCCAGTTTCAATGCTTGATGTTTCAATTAGAGCAGAAATTCTTGAACTAATGAAGGAGCTTAAAGAAAAGATGGGTGTTACATACCTCTACATTACACACGATCTTTCAACAGCAAGATACTTCGCAGATCATATCGCAGTGATGTACCTAGGAAGAATAGTTGAAATGGGTCCAGCAAAGGTCGTTATCGATAATCCAATCCACCCCTATACCAGGGCATTATTAGCTGCTGTTCCAGAACCAATACCAGAGAGGAGAAACATTATCAAAGAGGTTCCAATTAAAGGTGAAGTTCCAAATGCAGCTAATATTCCACCAGGATGCAGATTCCACCCAAGATGTCTCTACATGGAAAAAGGACTTTGTGACGTCAAACATCCTCAATTAGTCGAGTATGAACACGAACACTGGGTTGAGTGCTGGCTAGCTGGAAAGATTTAG
- a CDS encoding ABC transporter ATP-binding protein, whose product MARNVLEVKDLKMYYFTSRGAVRAVDNLTFELKKGEVLGLAGESGCGKSSLGFTLMGMPTPPGKIVSGSIKIDGREIVGLPEEVLRREVRWQKIAMIFQGAMNALNPVYTIGYQMIEPLIYHKGMTKEEALDRAMKYLELVGLAPEIVYRYPHELSGGMKQRVVIATALLLDPEVVIADEPTTALDVVVQAQIINLMKKLKKELGLSMIFITHDLSILAEVSDRVAIMYAGKIVEIGDSEKIYYEPAHPYTQKLLSAIPRLHEDVERLEFIPGQPPNLITPPSGCRFHPRCPYAMQQCKEQVPELKEIEKDHYAACWLL is encoded by the coding sequence ATGGCTAGGAATGTACTTGAAGTTAAAGATCTTAAAATGTACTACTTCACTTCACGAGGTGCTGTAAGAGCGGTTGATAATCTCACCTTTGAACTCAAGAAAGGAGAAGTGCTTGGGCTAGCAGGAGAGAGCGGATGTGGAAAATCATCCTTAGGTTTCACTTTAATGGGAATGCCAACACCCCCAGGAAAAATTGTCAGTGGGAGCATAAAAATTGATGGTAGAGAAATAGTAGGATTACCAGAAGAAGTCCTTAGGAGAGAGGTAAGGTGGCAAAAGATCGCCATGATATTCCAAGGTGCCATGAATGCATTGAACCCCGTTTACACAATAGGATACCAAATGATAGAACCACTAATCTACCATAAAGGTATGACAAAAGAAGAAGCCTTAGACAGGGCTATGAAGTACTTAGAGCTGGTAGGACTTGCACCAGAGATTGTATATAGATATCCACACGAACTTAGTGGTGGTATGAAACAAAGAGTTGTCATTGCAACTGCTTTACTGCTTGACCCAGAGGTTGTCATTGCAGACGAGCCCACTACTGCTCTAGACGTTGTTGTCCAAGCCCAAATCATAAACCTCATGAAGAAATTAAAGAAGGAACTTGGTCTATCCATGATATTCATTACCCACGATCTGAGCATTTTAGCAGAAGTTAGTGACAGGGTAGCAATAATGTATGCCGGAAAGATCGTGGAAATCGGTGACAGTGAGAAGATTTACTATGAACCTGCCCACCCGTATACACAAAAACTCCTCTCTGCAATTCCAAGATTACATGAAGACGTTGAAAGACTGGAATTTATCCCAGGTCAACCACCAAACCTAATAACGCCACCAAGCGGATGCAGATTCCACCCAAGATGTCCATATGCAATGCAACAATGTAAAGAACAAGTTCCAGAGTTGAAAGAAATTGAAAAAGACCACTATGCTGCATGCTGGTTGTTGTGA
- a CDS encoding ABC transporter permease has product MRWVDVKASMKEFWFEFRRQKGGLFGLVLLFLLIVTALGAPYITEPDIPKKWGQYWEGNPTTVPPVWYNYFTTKKLAPHEILTSNDLTIVSEGEDIGGGMKYYGFEFTYENNYDTPPSDIIIRNIGVKLTDLNSPAQIIITLVRPDGVKIELLNTDLREGSIYQLAKDGKVRNTVFRWASEFEDPQKIAESGETLKSTMDTMKVIFAKAQEGILTNPEALKGTYTFQVDIFTFKEGDQVDLSNTEIVLSGRTYGLMGTDYKARDLWAGLVWGTRVSLTVGVTVAVLTVLIGIFYGVTSAYLGGWKDEFMQRVNEFWASIPTLPILILLGAAFKGHVSLWTIVFLMVAFYWTGIAKVARSMALQIKEQTYVEAAIALGAGTGRIIFKHIMPQIMPYAFAAMALNVPGAVLTEASLSFLGLGDPTAVTWGQILYDAQTQSATINGYWWWVIPPGLAITLVAFTFVLIGISLDRVLNPRLKRL; this is encoded by the coding sequence AGATATTCCCAAAAAATGGGGTCAATATTGGGAAGGAAATCCAACCACAGTGCCACCTGTATGGTATAATTATTTCACTACCAAGAAGTTAGCCCCTCATGAAATTTTAACATCCAATGATTTGACAATAGTCTCAGAAGGAGAAGACATCGGCGGAGGAATGAAATATTATGGATTTGAGTTTACATACGAAAATAATTATGACACGCCTCCTTCAGACATCATCATAAGGAATATAGGAGTCAAACTTACAGACCTAAACTCCCCAGCACAAATCATAATAACCCTTGTAAGACCAGATGGAGTTAAAATTGAACTACTCAACACTGACTTGAGAGAGGGTTCTATATATCAGTTAGCAAAAGACGGAAAAGTGAGAAACACCGTATTCCGTTGGGCCTCTGAATTTGAAGATCCCCAAAAGATCGCTGAGAGTGGAGAGACTCTCAAAAGCACTATGGACACAATGAAGGTAATATTTGCAAAAGCTCAGGAGGGTATCCTCACTAATCCAGAAGCCCTTAAAGGAACATACACATTCCAAGTAGATATATTCACATTCAAAGAAGGAGATCAAGTAGATCTAAGCAACACAGAAATCGTGCTCTCAGGAAGAACATATGGATTAATGGGAACAGATTATAAAGCTAGAGACTTATGGGCAGGTCTCGTCTGGGGAACTAGAGTTTCACTTACTGTAGGTGTTACAGTGGCAGTTCTTACAGTTCTTATTGGTATTTTCTATGGAGTTACAAGTGCCTATCTTGGAGGATGGAAAGACGAGTTCATGCAAAGAGTTAACGAATTCTGGGCCTCAATCCCAACATTACCAATACTTATTCTCCTTGGTGCAGCCTTTAAGGGACACGTCAGCCTATGGACAATAGTATTCCTGATGGTGGCCTTCTACTGGACTGGAATTGCAAAAGTTGCCAGAAGTATGGCTCTCCAGATTAAAGAGCAAACATACGTAGAAGCAGCAATTGCCCTTGGTGCTGGTACTGGAAGAATAATTTTCAAACACATAATGCCCCAAATCATGCCTTATGCTTTCGCTGCAATGGCCCTTAACGTTCCTGGAGCGGTGTTAACAGAAGCTTCTCTCAGCTTCCTTGGACTTGGTGATCCAACTGCAGTTACATGGGGGCAGATCCTCTATGACGCTCAGACACAAAGTGCTACAATCAACGGATATTGGTGGTGGGTTATTCCACCTGGGCTAGCAATCACCTTGGTAGCATTTACCTTCGTGTTGATTGGTATATCATTAGATAGAGTCCTTAACCCAAGACTGAAGAGACTGTGA